In Dehalobacter sp., a genomic segment contains:
- a CDS encoding transposase, which produces MPKFIRNYIAGGTYFFTLVTSDRTKFFTDKRYIESFLSALSTIQKYHHFDLIAYCVLPDHIHLILTLAEDDKDFSSRIKEIKKMTTKKSREFSGDHNMIIWQKRFWEHTIKDQEDFQNCFDYIHYNPIKHGYSDKYDWLWSSYWSYYSEGENNAPEIDPKKFQNSMNSFGE; this is translated from the coding sequence CAATTACATTGCCGGCGGTACCTATTTCTTCACCCTGGTTACATCGGACAGAACAAAATTTTTCACAGATAAGAGATACATCGAGAGCTTCCTTTCTGCACTTTCTACCATCCAAAAATATCATCATTTTGATCTGATTGCCTATTGCGTTTTGCCGGATCACATTCATCTCATTTTGACCCTTGCAGAAGATGACAAAGATTTTTCATCAAGGATTAAAGAAATAAAGAAAATGACCACCAAGAAATCACGTGAATTTAGCGGAGACCACAATATGATAATTTGGCAGAAGCGTTTCTGGGAACATACGATCAAAGACCAGGAAGATTTTCAAAATTGCTTTGACTATATCCATTACAACCCAATCAAACATGGATATTCTGACAAATATGATTGGTTATGGTCCAGTTATTGGAGTTATTATTCTGAAGGAGAGAATAATGCTCCTGAAATCGATCCAAAAAAATTTCAAAACAGTATGAATTCGTTCGGGGAGTGA